A genomic window from Candidatus Kouleothrix ribensis includes:
- the modB gene encoding molybdate ABC transporter permease subunit has product MADQLLRAAQADQAARALAPQSRRHTWLLVLASLPMLLFLLLPLVALVARSSPAMLLANLAGPSVAQAISLSMRTTATTIGVTVLGGTPVAYLLARRRFRGRAALDTLLDLPMVLPPAVAGIALLIAFGRRGLIGRYLNEASIEIAFTQAAVVLAQLFVAAPFYIKAAIAGFTSVDRELEQAAALDGARALQVFGHITVPLAWPALLGGAVMAWARALGEFGATIIFAGNFPGRTQTMPLAIYIGFEIDLNVSLTLALILLAISFGVLLVVKGLLSRRGAEH; this is encoded by the coding sequence ATGGCCGACCAATTATTGCGCGCTGCCCAGGCCGACCAAGCCGCCCGCGCGCTGGCGCCGCAGTCGCGGCGGCACACCTGGCTGCTGGTGCTGGCCAGCCTGCCCATGCTGCTGTTTCTGCTGCTGCCGCTGGTTGCGCTGGTTGCGCGCAGCTCGCCAGCCATGCTGCTGGCCAACCTGGCCGGGCCGAGCGTGGCGCAGGCGATCAGCCTGAGCATGCGCACCACCGCCACGACGATCGGGGTGACGGTGCTGGGCGGCACACCGGTAGCCTACCTGCTGGCGCGCCGGCGCTTTCGCGGGCGCGCGGCGCTCGACACGCTGCTCGACCTACCCATGGTGCTGCCGCCGGCTGTCGCCGGCATCGCGCTGCTGATCGCCTTTGGCCGGCGCGGGCTGATCGGCCGCTACCTCAACGAGGCCTCGATCGAGATCGCCTTCACACAGGCGGCGGTGGTGCTGGCCCAGCTGTTCGTCGCCGCGCCGTTCTATATCAAGGCGGCCATCGCCGGCTTCACAAGCGTCGACCGCGAGCTCGAGCAGGCGGCCGCGCTCGATGGCGCGCGCGCCCTGCAAGTGTTCGGCCACATCACCGTACCCCTGGCCTGGCCGGCGCTGCTGGGCGGCGCAGTAATGGCCTGGGCGCGCGCGCTGGGCGAGTTCGGCGCCACGATCATCTTCGCCGGCAACTTCCCCGGCCGCACCCAAACCATGCCGCTGGCGATCTATATCGGCTTCGAGATCGACCTGAATGTGTCGCTGACGCTCGCGCTCATTCTGCTGGCGATCTCGTTCGGCGTGCTGCTGGTGGTGAAAGGCTTGCTGAGCCGGCGTGGT
- a CDS encoding J domain-containing protein, whose amino-acid sequence MDYRDYYQVLGVERGAQEAEIKKAYRKLARKYHPDINPGNKAAEAKFKEINEAYEVLSDKEKREKYDRFGRDWQRYQQPGPAGWGDAGAGGVPFGGGGDFSDFFETLFGGGRAPGRSQASFRMDGQPVEHEAEITLEEAFSGTQRMLQFSNPNGTPRTITVKVPPGVETGSRVRVAGEGAPGVGGGKRGDLYLIIKVLPDSRYERHGDDLETSVAVDLYTMLLGGAARVPIIGGKAVTLNVPAGTQNGRKFRISGQGMPRLRAPETRGDLYVKLEAQLPNQLSARERELIEELRGLRQ is encoded by the coding sequence ATGGACTACCGCGACTACTATCAGGTGCTTGGCGTCGAGCGCGGGGCGCAGGAGGCAGAGATCAAGAAGGCGTACCGCAAGCTGGCGCGCAAGTATCACCCGGATATCAATCCAGGTAACAAGGCTGCCGAGGCCAAGTTCAAAGAGATCAACGAAGCGTACGAGGTGCTCTCGGACAAAGAGAAGCGCGAGAAGTACGATCGCTTTGGCCGCGATTGGCAGCGCTATCAGCAGCCTGGCCCGGCCGGCTGGGGCGACGCCGGCGCGGGTGGCGTGCCATTCGGCGGCGGCGGCGATTTCTCCGATTTCTTCGAGACGCTATTCGGCGGCGGGCGCGCGCCTGGCCGCAGCCAGGCCAGCTTCCGCATGGATGGCCAGCCGGTTGAGCATGAGGCCGAGATCACGCTGGAAGAGGCCTTCAGCGGCACCCAGCGCATGCTCCAATTCAGCAACCCGAATGGTACGCCGCGCACAATCACGGTCAAGGTGCCGCCGGGGGTCGAAACCGGCTCGCGCGTGCGCGTGGCCGGCGAGGGCGCGCCTGGCGTTGGCGGCGGCAAGCGCGGCGACCTGTACCTAATCATCAAGGTGCTGCCCGATAGCCGCTACGAGCGCCATGGCGACGACCTTGAGACCAGTGTGGCGGTCGATCTCTACACCATGCTGCTGGGCGGTGCGGCGCGCGTGCCAATCATAGGCGGCAAGGCGGTGACGCTAAATGTGCCGGCCGGCACGCAAAACGGCAGGAAGTTCCGGATCAGCGGCCAGGGCATGCCGCGGCTGCGCGCGCCCGAGACTCGCGGCGATCTGTATGTGAAGCTCGAGGCCCAGCTGCCGAATCAGCTTTCCGCGCGCGAGCGCGAGCTGATCGAGGAGCTGCGCGGCCTCCGGCAGTAG
- a CDS encoding PadR family transcriptional regulator, with amino-acid sequence MPMRKQPLAIEHALLGFLRQQPSHAYEIHQHLLQAEALGLVWHVKQSQAYALLGRLEQAGYIAGVPEPPSGGPPRRLLALTAAGRAAFAEWVAAPVQHGRDFRIEFLAKLFFARQESPELAAALLERQRDACRAWLCSLEAQAEPLRNARPYEWLVLDFRIGQIRAILAWLHTSELVLNTD; translated from the coding sequence ATGCCGATGCGCAAACAGCCCCTGGCGATCGAGCATGCGCTGCTGGGGTTTTTGCGCCAGCAGCCCAGCCACGCCTACGAGATCCACCAGCACCTGCTGCAGGCCGAAGCGTTGGGCCTGGTGTGGCACGTGAAGCAGAGCCAGGCCTATGCGCTGCTTGGCCGGCTCGAGCAGGCCGGCTACATCGCGGGTGTGCCCGAGCCACCCAGCGGCGGGCCGCCCCGGCGCCTGCTCGCGCTCACCGCTGCCGGCCGGGCCGCCTTTGCCGAGTGGGTCGCAGCGCCAGTGCAGCACGGGCGCGACTTCCGGATCGAGTTTCTGGCCAAGCTGTTCTTCGCACGCCAGGAATCGCCAGAGCTGGCGGCCGCGCTGCTCGAGCGCCAGCGCGACGCCTGCCGGGCCTGGCTGTGCAGCCTCGAAGCCCAGGCCGAGCCGCTGCGCAACGCCAGGCCCTACGAGTGGCTGGTGCTCGATTTTCGGATCGGCCAGATCCGCGCCATCCTGGCCTGGCTCCACACAAGCGAGCTGGTGTTGAACACAGATTAA
- a CDS encoding helix-turn-helix transcriptional regulator produces the protein MDKHSYTIKVAAELCGMHEQSLRMYERRGLIAPQRSPGNIRRFNDADVEQIRFIKRLVDDLGVNLAGVEVILHMRRQMFELQHELATLRDVRAGG, from the coding sequence ATGGACAAACACTCATATACAATCAAGGTTGCCGCCGAGCTATGCGGCATGCACGAGCAGAGCCTGCGTATGTACGAGCGGCGCGGCCTGATCGCCCCGCAGCGCAGCCCCGGCAACATCCGGCGCTTCAACGACGCCGATGTCGAGCAGATCCGCTTCATCAAGCGGCTGGTCGACGATCTGGGCGTGAACCTGGCGGGGGTTGAAGTGATTCTACACATGCGCCGGCAGATGTTCGAATTGCAGCACGAGCTGGCCACGCTGCGCGACGTACGCGCCGGCGGGTAG